One Rosa chinensis cultivar Old Blush chromosome 3, RchiOBHm-V2, whole genome shotgun sequence DNA window includes the following coding sequences:
- the LOC112195246 gene encoding uncharacterized protein LOC112195246 — translation MLRVSFLMLLAMALAATSAHARLDLFGQLLTSKDQPNPNYECQKIPFLLCGRVCDACICDRRAPEFAECTCGQWKPYAELQKSDEAQVQVIGLEKSSIKAKSSGVIPYNECIKVCKICACTLIWPPEANWCIDCRETEAEGRTLPN, via the exons ATGTTGAGAGTAAGTTTCTTAATGTTGCTTGCCATGGCTTTGGCAGCAACTAGTGCTCATGCTCGCCTAGATCTATTTGGCCAGCTACTCACCTCCAAGGACCAACCAAATCCCAATTATG AATGCCAGAAAATTCCATTTCTACTATGCGGCCGTGTCTGTGACGCTTGCATTTGCGATAGACGTGCTCCAGAGTTTGCAGAGTGCACTTGCGGACAGTGGAAACCTTATGCAGAACTCCAAAAATCTG acgAAGCACAAGTGCAGGTGATAGGATTAGAAAAATCTTCTATTAAAGCTAAGTCTTCAGGCGTCATTCCATATAATGAATGCATCAAAGTCTGCAAAATTTGTGCTTGTACACTAATCTGGCCCCCTGAGGCAAATTGGTGCATTGATTGCCGCGAGACTGAAGCTGAAGGCAGAACCCTCCCCAACTAG